A genomic segment from Anaeromicrobium sediminis encodes:
- a CDS encoding efflux RND transporter permease subunit, producing MYISDVSIKRPVFAIVLILGLVTLGILSYFDLSVNEYPEMEFPYVSITIVEPGASAQQIENNISQKVEEAVAQVAGVKHIYTIVREGVSIIWAEFTLETSAPVAAQDIRDKISSVRGQLPADIEEPIIERFDPSAAPIVTIAVTGNGTMKNLTQIVDDKIKEKLTSIDGVGAVNIYGRAEREIQIKLNKEKMAAYGLTTEEVVNSLKGENMDVPVGKLTMAHNQIFLRTEGNLKNIWDFYNLVVGKKDGVLIYVKDIAIVVDGIKEQDSLSSYSGSESIGIDIIKQAKTNTVEIADKIKKTIDKIQKDLPANVKIEVIMDNSINIRNSIEDVIQTIFIGSILAIFVIFVFLKDWRSTLISAITLPTSIITTFFVMKILKFSLNTMSLMALSLSVGMLIDDTIVVIENISRHMSMGKKNMEAAKESMEEIGFAIIATTLSIVAAFLPVGLMDGVIGRFFQQFGITVAFSVLVSTLVALTLTPMLSSRLLKMENLTKNRNIVYRVLDHFNNNFDRLIKVYLSVLRISLRHRIVTMIIAILMFVGSLMTIPHLGSSFITTADIGEFMIAVELDSGLSMDAAERKTLEIEKILNDTPHVIKTYGTIKSDKIDIFVKLNDKNHRELTIEQVIAQLRNKFKEIPGIQSAFNIKAFDTDKKVQIYVLGEDPEVIQRLGEKTVKLMNGIPGAVDVSSSYKPGSPQVNIKIDHEKANDLGISTAQIADTMHTLFSGKVVSKYSSGEDRYDVKLILDDKERKNMSDLENIYLYSTKNEELVSLDQVTNIIFDTTSNELRRFDRKKEVFVSANVDGVSIGEFNKIFFDRLEKEIEIPEGYSIEAKGDAEMMEETFINMLKALVTAVLFIFFILAAQFESFIDPFAIMLSLPLAIIGTILGLLALGSDLSMMSMVGVIMLMGLVTKNAILLIDYIKQQREANIERTEAILKAGNTRFRPIMMTSLSTIFGMIPLGLALGPGAEARAPMAHAIMGGMITSTILTLIVVPVVYTILDDIKGFIMKRFKKSTNIKYIEGVN from the coding sequence ATGTATATATCTGATGTTAGTATAAAAAGACCAGTTTTTGCAATTGTTTTAATCTTAGGACTAGTAACCCTTGGAATACTTAGCTATTTTGATTTAAGTGTAAATGAATATCCAGAGATGGAGTTTCCCTATGTATCTATAACTATTGTAGAACCAGGAGCATCTGCTCAGCAGATTGAAAATAATATTTCTCAGAAAGTTGAAGAAGCAGTGGCTCAGGTAGCTGGGGTTAAGCATATTTATACAATTGTTCGAGAAGGGGTTTCAATTATTTGGGCAGAATTCACTTTAGAAACTTCTGCACCTGTTGCGGCCCAAGACATCAGGGATAAAATAAGCTCAGTAAGAGGCCAGTTACCTGCTGATATAGAAGAGCCAATTATTGAAAGGTTTGACCCAAGTGCTGCACCCATAGTAACTATAGCTGTAACGGGAAATGGGACAATGAAAAATCTTACACAGATAGTAGACGATAAAATAAAGGAAAAATTAACATCAATAGATGGTGTGGGAGCAGTGAATATATATGGCAGGGCAGAAAGAGAAATTCAAATAAAGTTAAATAAAGAAAAAATGGCTGCATATGGACTTACTACTGAAGAGGTTGTAAATAGCTTAAAGGGCGAAAATATGGATGTGCCAGTGGGCAAACTTACAATGGCCCATAACCAAATATTTTTACGTACAGAGGGGAATTTAAAAAATATATGGGATTTTTACAATTTAGTAGTAGGGAAAAAAGATGGAGTATTAATTTATGTAAAGGATATTGCCATAGTAGTAGATGGAATAAAGGAACAAGACAGTTTATCAAGCTATAGTGGTAGTGAATCTATAGGTATAGATATAATAAAGCAAGCAAAGACAAATACTGTGGAGATAGCAGATAAAATAAAGAAAACAATAGACAAAATACAAAAGGATTTACCTGCAAATGTAAAGATAGAAGTAATAATGGATAATTCAATAAATATTAGAAATTCCATAGAAGATGTTATTCAAACTATTTTTATAGGAAGTATTCTGGCCATATTTGTTATATTTGTATTCTTAAAGGATTGGAGAAGTACACTGATTAGTGCCATAACTCTCCCAACTTCAATCATAACAACTTTCTTTGTTATGAAGATATTAAAATTTTCATTAAATACCATGTCTCTTATGGCACTTTCTCTTTCCGTAGGAATGTTAATAGACGATACCATAGTTGTCATAGAAAATATATCAAGGCATATGAGTATGGGAAAAAAAAACATGGAAGCAGCAAAAGAATCTATGGAAGAAATAGGTTTTGCTATTATTGCTACAACCCTTTCAATTGTTGCAGCATTCTTGCCCGTTGGACTTATGGATGGAGTGATAGGAAGGTTTTTTCAACAATTTGGCATAACCGTGGCCTTTAGTGTTTTAGTATCCACATTAGTTGCCCTTACACTTACACCTATGCTTTCTTCAAGGCTTTTAAAAATGGAGAACCTAACAAAGAATAGAAATATAGTGTATAGAGTATTAGATCACTTTAACAATAACTTTGATAGACTCATAAAAGTTTATTTAAGTGTTTTGAGAATATCATTAAGGCACAGAATAGTTACAATGATTATAGCTATATTAATGTTCGTAGGAAGTCTTATGACTATACCTCATTTAGGATCAAGCTTTATAACTACTGCTGATATAGGAGAATTTATGATTGCAGTGGAATTAGATTCGGGCCTTAGTATGGATGCAGCTGAGAGGAAAACATTAGAAATAGAAAAAATATTAAATGATACACCTCATGTTATAAAAACATATGGAACTATAAAATCAGATAAAATAGACATATTTGTAAAACTAAATGATAAAAATCATAGGGAGCTTACTATAGAACAAGTAATTGCACAGCTTAGAAATAAATTTAAAGAGATACCCGGTATTCAAAGTGCTTTTAATATAAAAGCATTTGATACGGATAAGAAGGTTCAGATATATGTCTTAGGAGAGGATCCAGAAGTGATTCAAAGACTAGGAGAAAAGACAGTAAAGCTTATGAATGGAATTCCAGGTGCTGTAGATGTATCTAGTAGCTATAAACCGGGAAGTCCACAGGTAAATATAAAAATTGACCATGAGAAAGCTAATGATCTTGGAATATCTACAGCTCAGATTGCAGATACCATGCATACTTTATTTAGTGGAAAAGTAGTCAGTAAATATTCATCAGGTGAAGATAGATATGATGTAAAGCTAATACTTGATGATAAAGAGAGAAAAAATATGAGTGATTTAGAAAATATATATTTATATAGTACCAAAAATGAAGAATTAGTTTCCTTAGATCAAGTTACTAATATTATATTTGATACTACATCAAATGAACTTAGAAGATTTGACAGAAAGAAGGAAGTCTTTGTATCAGCAAATGTGGATGGAGTTTCAATAGGAGAGTTCAATAAAATATTCTTTGATAGATTAGAAAAGGAAATAGAAATTCCAGAAGGTTATTCAATTGAGGCAAAGGGAGATGCTGAGATGATGGAGGAGACATTTATAAATATGCTCAAAGCATTAGTTACAGCCGTATTGTTTATCTTCTTCATATTGGCAGCCCAATTTGAAAGTTTCATAGACCCTTTTGCTATAATGCTATCATTGCCTTTGGCCATAATCGGAACAATACTTGGCTTATTAGCTCTAGGTAGTGATTTGAGCATGATGTCTATGGTTGGTGTAATAATGCTTATGGGATTAGTTACAAAAAACGCCATATTGCTCATTGATTATATTAAGCAGCAAAGGGAAGCTAACATAGAGAGAACTGAGGCCATATTGAAGGCTGGAAATACAAGGTTTAGACCTATAATGATGACTTCCTTGTCAACCATATTTGGGATGATTCCTCTAGGCCTAGCATTAGGACCTGGAGCAGAAGCCAGAGCACCAATGGCCCATGCCATAATGGGAGGAATGATTACATCTACCATACTTACTTTGATTGTTGTTCCAGTAGTTTACACAATATTAGACGATATTAAGGGGTTTATTATGAAAAGGTTTAAGAAAAGTACAAATATTAAATATATAGAAGGAGTGAATTAA
- a CDS encoding efflux RND transporter periplasmic adaptor subunit has product MKIKKKVIILLIIGIIGIGGYSKKDGLFVGKAEDTKKILPIVMNIQGEKVKEMEVEEIIHLTGTIEEKEKAFVSSKISGKVNMIKAKDGDFVKKGQLLLGLEREDNENNVELSKATFEKAKANFDSAKINHDRVKRLYDQGIVSKSEYDNVNTLYLVAKAELRSAETGIAIAKEAFSNTSIFSPMKGIVTRKDVSIGQVLSPGMELMEIRDISSVYMIVNIKQSDLSKVKLNQEVKIEIDSYGDKEFKGYIKEIGSIAKESNRTFKTKILIKNKDFLLKPGMFASCHIKTGNENNLVYIPVKSLLGGEGEYYTYVIDENKAKRVSVEIGEIINDNVVIKSGLQKDQVVAVTNLNQLKDEDLVKLLLNK; this is encoded by the coding sequence GTGAAAATTAAAAAGAAAGTAATAATACTCCTGATAATAGGGATTATTGGTATTGGTGGGTATTCGAAAAAAGATGGTTTATTTGTAGGAAAAGCTGAAGACACTAAGAAAATTTTACCAATAGTCATGAATATTCAAGGGGAAAAGGTTAAGGAAATGGAAGTAGAAGAAATCATTCATCTTACAGGAACCATAGAAGAAAAAGAAAAGGCTTTTGTAAGTAGTAAAATATCTGGAAAGGTCAATATGATAAAAGCAAAGGATGGAGATTTTGTTAAGAAGGGTCAGTTACTTTTGGGACTAGAAAGAGAAGATAATGAAAATAATGTGGAATTATCTAAAGCCACATTTGAAAAAGCAAAGGCTAATTTTGATTCAGCAAAGATAAATCATGATAGAGTAAAAAGATTATATGATCAGGGGATAGTATCTAAAAGTGAATATGATAATGTAAATACTCTATACTTAGTGGCAAAGGCAGAGTTGAGAAGTGCTGAAACAGGAATTGCAATTGCTAAAGAAGCTTTTAGTAATACATCAATTTTTTCACCTATGAAGGGAATTGTTACAAGGAAAGATGTGTCAATAGGGCAAGTTTTATCACCAGGAATGGAGTTAATGGAAATAAGAGATATTTCTTCTGTATATATGATTGTAAATATTAAACAGTCTGATTTATCAAAAGTAAAATTAAATCAAGAAGTAAAAATAGAGATAGATTCTTATGGAGATAAAGAATTTAAAGGATATATAAAAGAAATAGGGAGTATAGCAAAAGAGTCCAATCGTACTTTTAAAACTAAGATACTTATAAAAAATAAAGATTTTCTTTTAAAGCCAGGTATGTTTGCTAGTTGTCATATTAAAACGGGAAATGAAAATAATCTGGTCTACATACCAGTTAAGTCATTACTCGGTGGAGAAGGGGAATACTATACATATGTTATAGATGAGAATAAAGCTAAACGGGTATCCGTAGAAATTGGAGAAATTATAAATGATAATGTAGTTATAAAATCAGGATTACAAAAGGATCAAGTGGTTGCTGTTACAAATTTAAATCAATTAAAAGATGAAGACTTGGTAAAGTTACTTTTAAATAAGTGA